Proteins from a genomic interval of Paenibacillus sp. RC334:
- a CDS encoding acylneuraminate cytidylyltransferase family protein, giving the protein MGNHKCLAIIPARGGSKGLPGKNIRLLHDKPLIQYSIEAALNSSCVDEVVVTTDSAEIARVSGQAGAAVPFIRPAELATDEAKSIDVLKHAVEFYEQTLDQFFDVIMLLQPTSPLRNAMDIEEAYTIFSSNQADSLQSVALSEVQPYLLREMDNGRLTSYLKGEREHLRRQDLKELYVLNGAIYIVKRDLLMNSGTLIGPNNCGYIMPKERSVDIDDEFDLKMAEFLWRESNHK; this is encoded by the coding sequence ATGGGCAATCATAAATGCCTGGCGATTATTCCTGCGCGCGGTGGATCAAAAGGTTTACCTGGTAAAAACATTAGATTGTTACATGATAAACCGCTCATTCAATATAGTATTGAGGCAGCGTTGAACAGTAGCTGTGTGGACGAAGTTGTAGTTACAACGGATAGTGCAGAAATTGCTCGTGTGTCAGGCCAAGCTGGCGCAGCAGTTCCATTTATAAGGCCCGCTGAGCTGGCTACCGATGAGGCCAAAAGCATTGATGTATTAAAGCATGCTGTTGAATTTTATGAACAGACACTGGATCAATTTTTTGATGTTATTATGCTGCTGCAGCCCACATCTCCATTGCGAAATGCTATGGATATTGAAGAGGCGTATACAATATTTTCAAGTAATCAGGCTGATTCACTACAAAGTGTCGCTTTATCAGAAGTTCAACCCTACCTGCTAAGAGAAATGGATAACGGACGGCTTACGTCCTACCTGAAAGGTGAAAGGGAGCATTTGAGGAGACAGGATCTCAAGGAATTGTATGTTCTAAACGGAGCCATCTATATCGTAAAAAGAGATTTGTTGATGAACAGTGGCACTCTGATAGGACCTAATAATTGTGGCTACATTATGCCCAAAGAGCGATCTGTTGACATAGATGACGAGTTTGATTTAAAAATGGCAGAGTTTCTTTGGAGAGAATCCAATCACAAGTGA
- a CDS encoding SDR family NAD(P)-dependent oxidoreductase: MFTNKIVLVTGGTGSIGSEIVRNILSYNPKALRIFSRDESKQFDLQQELKEYTNVRYLIGDIRDKQRLSYAMEDVDYIFHAAALKHVPACEYNPMEAVKTNVIGVQNLIEAAIEHNVEKVVAISTDKVVNPTNTMGATKLLSERLISAAQLVQR; encoded by the coding sequence ATGTTTACCAACAAGATTGTACTGGTTACGGGCGGCACAGGCTCGATTGGAAGCGAAATTGTACGTAATATTTTATCCTATAATCCTAAAGCTCTGCGAATTTTTAGCCGGGATGAGAGTAAGCAGTTTGATCTGCAGCAGGAATTAAAAGAATATACGAATGTCCGTTATCTGATCGGTGATATCAGGGACAAGCAGAGGCTCAGCTATGCCATGGAGGATGTAGATTACATTTTTCATGCCGCTGCTCTTAAACATGTGCCTGCATGCGAGTACAACCCCATGGAGGCAGTGAAAACGAATGTCATAGGTGTACAAAATTTAATAGAGGCAGCTATTGAGCATAATGTAGAAAAAGTGGTAGCCATCAGCACAGATAAAGTGGTAAATCCAACAAATACAATGGGTGCTACAAAGTTACTATCAGAACGTTTGATTTCAGCGGCCCAACTTGTACAAAGGTAG
- the neuC gene encoding UDP-N-acetylglucosamine 2-epimerase codes for MKKVLVITGTRADYGIYYPVLRAIEDENALELHLLVTGMHLSPQYGYTLDAIQKDGFRVSAKVDCLLQGSTHANMSRSIGIAIMGMTQSIEALEPDFVVVLGDRGEMLAAAIVSSHMNIPLVHLHGGEVSGTIDESVRHAISKLAHIHFVATNGSRERLIRLGEEPRRIHVVGAPRIETMMKTSLPELEETKRKYDLDLDNDYVLFAYHPVTTEEADMSMLGKMLEVLLTGENEVICVMPNSDAGADAIVDVYNRFATREGIYFVASFEQLDYLTMLKNAKILIGNSSSGIIEAASFHVPVINIGTRQTGRERSANTIDIAQNEKELSIALEYALSALFQQTVANSSNVYSKKGTSARIVDVLKSTVKTDELIQKTITY; via the coding sequence ATGAAGAAAGTATTGGTGATTACCGGAACACGGGCTGATTATGGGATATATTACCCGGTTTTGCGGGCTATTGAGGATGAAAATGCTCTGGAGCTCCATCTGTTGGTGACAGGAATGCATTTATCTCCACAGTACGGATATACATTGGACGCTATTCAAAAGGACGGATTTCGTGTATCCGCTAAGGTAGACTGTCTGCTGCAAGGGTCAACTCATGCCAACATGTCTCGCTCTATCGGAATAGCAATCATGGGCATGACGCAATCCATCGAGGCTTTGGAGCCAGACTTCGTCGTTGTTCTGGGAGATCGGGGAGAAATGCTTGCAGCCGCGATTGTGTCTTCTCACATGAACATTCCGCTTGTTCACTTACATGGTGGCGAAGTGTCCGGCACGATTGATGAGTCTGTTCGGCATGCGATCAGTAAGTTGGCTCACATTCACTTCGTGGCTACAAATGGAAGTAGAGAGCGCCTAATCAGGCTTGGTGAAGAACCGCGGAGAATTCATGTAGTCGGTGCCCCGAGAATTGAAACGATGATGAAGACATCCTTGCCTGAGCTAGAGGAGACAAAACGTAAATACGATCTGGATTTAGATAACGATTATGTGTTATTTGCTTACCATCCTGTCACAACGGAAGAGGCCGATATGAGCATGCTTGGTAAGATGCTAGAAGTTCTTTTGACTGGAGAGAATGAGGTTATTTGTGTGATGCCTAATTCGGATGCTGGAGCCGATGCGATCGTGGACGTGTATAATCGCTTTGCTACAAGAGAGGGGATATACTTTGTAGCCAGTTTTGAGCAGCTTGATTATCTGACGATGTTGAAGAATGCAAAAATATTAATTGGAAATTCTTCATCGGGGATTATTGAGGCTGCTTCTTTTCATGTTCCAGTCATTAATATCGGAACTCGGCAGACAGGCAGAGAGCGTTCTGCGAACACCATAGATATTGCTCAGAATGAAAAGGAACTCTCCATTGCACTGGAATATGCGCTATCCGCTTTGTTTCAACAAACGGTTGCCAATTCAAGTAATGTGTACAGTAAGAAGGGTACAAGTGCACGTATCGTTGATGTATTAAAAAGTACGGTTAAAACAGATGAGCTTATCCAAAAAACGATTACCTATTAG
- the neuB gene encoding N-acetylneuraminate synthase — MQSFLSNNDSHSIYIIAEVGVNHNGSLDLAFECIDQAILCGADAVKFQTFKSEKLVTKYAQKANYQTENTNSTESQLDMLKQLELSFDDFVLLKKYCEVKGIDFLSTPFDEESADFLNSIDIDAFKVGSGDMNNIPFLQKLDRYERPIILSTGMSNLDEIGESLQAFKKSDVLLLHCTSDYPAPLEDVNLLALNTISKAFGKVTGYSDHTAGIEIAVAASALGARIIEKHFTLDRSLPGPDHKASLEPVDFSRMVVAIRNVEQALGDGVKRCMPSEESTRAVARKSVVMAAPKKAGQTITQEDLVIKRPGTGIAPKYYADLVGKQLLKDVHEDYLLSWDDVQ; from the coding sequence ATGCAAAGTTTTTTATCGAATAACGACAGCCACTCCATCTACATTATTGCAGAGGTGGGCGTAAATCATAACGGATCATTGGATCTCGCATTTGAGTGTATTGATCAGGCGATTTTGTGCGGTGCCGATGCGGTGAAGTTCCAGACCTTTAAAAGCGAAAAACTGGTAACCAAGTACGCCCAAAAGGCTAATTACCAGACAGAAAATACGAACTCCACCGAGAGCCAACTGGACATGTTAAAACAGCTGGAATTAAGCTTTGATGATTTTGTTCTGTTGAAAAAGTATTGTGAGGTTAAAGGAATAGACTTTCTTTCTACACCCTTTGATGAAGAAAGTGCCGATTTTCTGAATTCAATTGATATCGATGCATTCAAGGTTGGATCGGGAGATATGAACAATATTCCCTTTCTTCAGAAGCTCGATCGCTATGAGCGTCCAATTATTTTATCTACCGGAATGTCTAATCTGGATGAAATTGGAGAATCGTTACAAGCATTCAAAAAAAGTGACGTATTATTGCTACACTGTACTTCCGACTATCCGGCACCTTTGGAAGATGTTAACTTGTTGGCTCTGAATACCATTTCTAAAGCTTTTGGGAAGGTCACAGGATATTCGGATCATACTGCTGGGATTGAGATTGCTGTAGCGGCTTCAGCATTGGGAGCGAGAATTATTGAAAAGCATTTTACGTTGGATCGATCACTTCCAGGTCCTGACCATAAGGCTTCACTGGAGCCTGTTGATTTCTCCAGAATGGTTGTTGCGATTCGTAATGTAGAGCAGGCTCTGGGGGATGGGGTTAAAAGGTGTATGCCCTCTGAGGAAAGCACCAGAGCTGTTGCAAGAAAAAGTGTTGTGATGGCAGCACCTAAAAAGGCAGGCCAGACGATAACTCAAGAAGACCTAGTCATCAAACGCCCTGGAACGGGAATAGCGCCTAAATATTATGCTGATTTAGTTGGCAAGCAGCTTTTAAAGGATGTACATGAAGACTATTTGTTGTCATGGGATGATGTGCAATGA
- a CDS encoding acetyltransferase, with protein sequence MSYIVFGAGGHGKVVVDILRSCQETIVGVMDDGCPIEEWNGILNLGGMGQLHQVTLKYPEALYIVAIGNNSIRMNIVERLKQMQVQFGTAIHSSAVIGSNVSIGEGTVVMPNAVINADTHIGEHVIINTAATIDHDCCVEHFAHISPGVHVAGGVTIGCRSHVGISASLIPGVSIGNDTIIGAASCVIRNLPDHVVAVGCPARVIKNL encoded by the coding sequence TTGAGCTACATCGTTTTCGGAGCAGGCGGGCATGGCAAGGTAGTTGTAGATATTTTGCGTTCCTGTCAAGAAACAATCGTTGGTGTGATGGATGACGGCTGTCCGATAGAAGAATGGAATGGCATACTGAATCTTGGCGGTATGGGGCAATTACACCAGGTCACATTAAAGTACCCGGAAGCTTTGTACATTGTAGCAATCGGGAACAATTCCATTCGTATGAATATTGTGGAGCGTTTAAAACAGATGCAGGTTCAATTTGGTACTGCTATCCATTCAAGTGCTGTCATTGGCTCCAATGTCTCCATAGGTGAAGGAACGGTAGTGATGCCTAACGCAGTTATTAATGCAGATACCCATATCGGAGAGCATGTCATCATTAACACGGCAGCTACCATAGACCATGATTGCTGTGTCGAACACTTTGCACATATCTCACCAGGGGTGCATGTGGCTGGAGGGGTTACTATCGGTTGTCGGAGTCATGTAGGTATAAGTGCGAGCCTTATTCCGGGCGTGAGTATAGGGAATGACACAATAATAGGAGCGGCTTCATGCGTAATCCGTAATCTGCCGGATCATGTTGTTGCCGTAGGGTGTCCAGCGAGAGTTATCAAAAACTTATAG
- a CDS encoding methyltransferase domain-containing protein, producing the protein MKIVLFRRNGVIAPYITDDYAVAFEQLGHEILYVRLEEGFGLSEIQNIRDFNPDMAVAYGGVGIFQDGKQFLLRQMGIPLVSLHYDNPLFSIDEGLEAEFQEHASYYYHFVWDKYCLQLLIERNIKNVHPIMLATNPLKFYPNPEIRAKEGEMAFVGNIAKVDNNVVEEHLEQKFINFIINEKVKNINIPTYDLCREAFLLKDFEPIRYLYEKHPYAFWRNIYAPIHIRGSAILRQHVLNSISGIDIHVYGSKELSSTHLIHHPSVANSELSSLYQSYAINLNISSLQLETSVNNRVFDVFASKSFVLSDYKDDMKLLFPDVWNEISFGSLEELVTKGDYFLTHPKERIELVEELYEHVITKHTYKERAMEVIEIVTASKLNYAREKELNSYKADKSKEVSKQCPVCSGTSFSPLYSIEGHDGFETNLHRCAECCTVFMNPQPTEGYLDWFYNNVYYSNEHRTKMGWSTDLEQITPGLLAVLEARMDLVETYVDQTKYPRGKLLDLGCSTGNFVLEAQLRYWDVKGVEISEKAAQLGRQKHGLNITTGSLDEHLFDNESFDVVTAFDVLEHIPNPHHFMENIRRVLKAGGLFIVNTPNVSSTASYHSGSGWRHLDPPLHVILYDHISLRILMRMHNFKILKISGGSEYLGQMQIVAMKED; encoded by the coding sequence ATGAAAATTGTACTATTCAGGAGAAACGGTGTTATTGCTCCTTATATCACCGACGATTATGCTGTTGCATTTGAACAATTGGGACATGAAATACTGTATGTTAGATTAGAAGAGGGATTCGGGCTTTCAGAAATTCAAAATATAAGGGATTTTAATCCAGATATGGCTGTTGCTTATGGGGGTGTTGGAATCTTTCAAGATGGAAAACAATTCCTGTTGCGCCAAATGGGCATTCCACTCGTTTCTTTACATTATGACAATCCTCTTTTTTCAATAGATGAAGGATTGGAAGCAGAATTTCAAGAGCATGCTTCGTATTATTATCATTTTGTGTGGGATAAATATTGTTTGCAGTTGCTTATTGAACGAAATATTAAGAATGTACATCCAATAATGCTTGCTACAAATCCTCTGAAGTTTTATCCGAATCCCGAAATTAGAGCTAAAGAAGGCGAAATGGCGTTCGTTGGTAACATAGCCAAAGTTGATAATAACGTTGTAGAAGAACATCTTGAACAAAAGTTCATTAATTTCATCATTAATGAAAAAGTGAAGAATATAAATATCCCCACTTATGATTTATGTAGGGAAGCATTTTTATTAAAGGATTTTGAACCTATTCGATATCTCTATGAAAAACATCCATATGCATTTTGGAGAAATATTTATGCGCCGATTCATATCCGTGGAAGTGCTATTTTACGTCAGCATGTTTTGAATAGTATTAGTGGGATTGATATTCATGTATATGGATCAAAGGAATTATCGAGTACCCATCTTATTCATCATCCGTCAGTAGCTAATAGTGAACTTAGTTCGTTATATCAAAGCTATGCGATAAATCTTAATATTTCTTCTCTCCAGCTTGAGACTTCAGTCAATAACAGAGTTTTCGACGTTTTTGCTTCTAAATCCTTTGTTCTCAGTGACTATAAAGATGACATGAAGCTGTTATTCCCTGATGTATGGAACGAAATCTCTTTTGGGAGTCTTGAAGAGCTTGTCACTAAGGGGGATTATTTCTTAACTCATCCTAAAGAAAGAATAGAGCTTGTGGAAGAATTATATGAGCATGTTATTACGAAACATACCTATAAGGAACGGGCTATGGAAGTGATCGAGATCGTAACTGCTTCAAAATTAAATTATGCGAGAGAAAAAGAACTAAACTCCTACAAAGCAGATAAAAGTAAGGAAGTATCGAAACAATGTCCTGTTTGTAGTGGAACTAGTTTCTCACCGTTGTATTCTATTGAAGGACATGATGGTTTTGAAACCAATCTACACCGCTGTGCTGAATGCTGTACAGTGTTTATGAATCCTCAACCGACAGAGGGCTATTTAGACTGGTTTTATAACAATGTCTATTATTCTAACGAGCATCGGACAAAAATGGGTTGGTCTACAGATTTGGAACAAATTACTCCAGGCCTATTAGCTGTATTAGAAGCTAGAATGGATTTGGTTGAGACATATGTAGATCAGACTAAGTATCCTAGAGGTAAGCTACTTGATTTGGGATGCTCAACAGGTAATTTTGTACTAGAGGCTCAACTTCGCTACTGGGATGTAAAAGGAGTGGAGATATCAGAAAAAGCAGCTCAATTAGGTAGACAAAAACATGGACTAAATATTACAACGGGTTCATTGGATGAGCATTTATTTGATAATGAATCGTTTGATGTTGTAACAGCTTTTGATGTATTGGAGCATATCCCTAATCCGCATCATTTCATGGAGAATATAAGACGGGTGCTAAAAGCCGGAGGATTATTTATTGTAAATACACCTAATGTCAGTTCGACAGCCAGCTATCATTCTGGAAGCGGTTGGCGACATCTAGACCCACCATTACATGTTATTCTATATGATCATATTTCCTTGAGAATACTTATGAGAATGCATAATTTCAAAATTCTTAAAATATCTGGTGGCTCGGAGTATTTAGGCCAGATGCAAATCGTAGCTATGAAAGAAGATTAA
- a CDS encoding polysaccharide biosynthesis protein, which produces MGSRGSVIPLFRDQIAKGIPVTVTHAEMTRFMMSIPQAAQLVIDAAHHSQGGEVFVLKMPILKITDLAQCLIDSFEQATGNIYSGEVIESGIRPGEKLYEELMSLEESERALENGQMYIIPSSFHTAEQEYEGFQKAIPQEYSSKTAPQIFQTAIRELIEKNGLGFTIGAV; this is translated from the coding sequence ATGGGCTCAAGGGGGTCTGTTATTCCGTTATTCCGGGATCAGATTGCTAAGGGAATCCCGGTGACTGTCACACATGCAGAGATGACCCGATTTATGATGTCTATTCCTCAAGCAGCTCAACTGGTAATAGATGCAGCGCATCACTCACAAGGCGGAGAAGTATTTGTACTTAAAATGCCGATTCTTAAAATCACAGACTTGGCCCAATGTTTGATTGATTCGTTTGAACAGGCAACTGGCAATATCTATTCGGGTGAAGTCATCGAGTCTGGAATACGGCCGGGAGAAAAGCTGTATGAAGAACTAATGTCGCTTGAGGAATCTGAAAGAGCACTGGAGAATGGACAAATGTATATTATCCCTTCGTCATTTCATACAGCAGAGCAGGAATATGAAGGTTTTCAAAAGGCGATTCCTCAAGAGTATTCTTCGAAGACTGCACCGCAGATCTTCCAGACAGCCATTCGGGAACTGATTGAAAAAAATGGATTGGGTTTTACAATTGGTGCTGTATGA
- a CDS encoding transposase, with amino-acid sequence MTCNNYVSQKTKMQKLGHKSADSSFFGYKTHLAMTEERIITAAVVTTGEKNDSKQLQLLIEKSKATGMEIKSIIGDTAYSEKDNIVYAKSNEIELIGKLNPLITQGARKKENEFQFNKDAGMYVCKAGHMAIQRARTGEKGVNNNQKNTYNFDVEVCKRCSFKGGCYNEGAKSKSYSVSIKSGEHTEQMSFQESEYFKAKSRERYKIEAKNSELKHRQGYDVASSSVLTGMQLQGAMAIFTVNLKRILKLMK; translated from the coding sequence ATGACCTGCAACAATTACGTATCTCAGAAGACCAAGATGCAAAAGTTGGGCCACAAGAGCGCGGATTCCTCGTTTTTTGGCTATAAGACCCATCTTGCCATGACCGAGGAACGAATCATAACGGCAGCCGTTGTCACAACGGGTGAAAAGAATGACAGCAAGCAACTGCAATTGCTGATTGAAAAAAGTAAAGCAACGGGTATGGAAATCAAATCGATCATCGGAGATACAGCTTACTCTGAAAAAGACAACATCGTTTACGCTAAAAGCAATGAAATTGAACTGATCGGCAAACTCAATCCGCTCATTACACAAGGGGCACGTAAGAAAGAAAATGAATTTCAATTCAATAAAGATGCAGGCATGTACGTGTGTAAGGCCGGCCATATGGCGATTCAGAGAGCACGGACAGGAGAAAAGGGCGTTAACAATAACCAAAAGAATACCTATAACTTCGATGTAGAAGTATGTAAGAGGTGTTCTTTTAAAGGAGGATGCTACAATGAAGGAGCAAAAAGCAAGTCCTACTCAGTGAGTATTAAATCTGGCGAACACACGGAACAAATGTCGTTCCAGGAAAGCGAGTACTTCAAAGCGAAGTCAAGAGAACGCTACAAAATTGAAGCGAAGAATAGTGAACTCAAACACAGACAAGGGTATGATGTAGCGTCATCTTCGGTTCTAACTGGCATGCAGTTACAAGGTGCAATGGCGATCTTTACTGTAAACTTGAAGAGAATATTGAAGCTGATGAAGTAA
- a CDS encoding aminotransferase class I/II-fold pyridoxal phosphate-dependent enzyme produces the protein MSSDKRIYLSSPHMDGAEQQYIAEAFETNWIAPLGKNVDLFESEVANYVGSKGAVALSSGTAAIHLALILLNVQQDDIVFCSSLTFVASANPILYQGAIPVFIDSEPDSWNMSPEALERALKTYADKGQKPKAVIVVNLYGQSADYDRLKKLCDEYEVPIIEDAAESLGATYGKQMSGVIGKFGIFSFNGNKIITTSGGGMLVSEDVILLEKARFYATQARDRAKHYQHSQIGYNYRLSNVLAGIGRGQLQVLDKRISQKRGIFKNYYDALSAIDGIEFMPEASFGKSTRWLTTMLIDSKKIRKTVTDIIDGLEEFNIESRPVWKPLHIQPLFAEADYFKHDVEKDVSKELFLNGICLPSDTNMTFEDQKFVIEQLTKIISSRV, from the coding sequence ATGTCCAGTGACAAAAGAATTTATTTATCATCACCGCATATGGACGGGGCGGAGCAGCAGTATATTGCCGAGGCTTTTGAGACGAACTGGATTGCGCCTTTGGGTAAGAATGTTGACCTCTTCGAATCGGAAGTGGCAAATTACGTAGGTAGCAAAGGAGCGGTAGCCCTGAGTTCCGGTACAGCAGCTATTCACTTAGCCTTAATTTTGCTGAATGTTCAACAAGATGATATCGTTTTTTGTTCGTCACTCACCTTTGTTGCTAGTGCTAACCCTATACTATATCAAGGGGCTATTCCCGTCTTTATTGATTCTGAGCCCGACAGCTGGAATATGTCCCCAGAGGCATTAGAGAGAGCGCTTAAAACATATGCAGATAAAGGGCAGAAGCCTAAGGCTGTCATTGTGGTTAATCTATATGGGCAAAGTGCTGATTATGATCGGTTGAAGAAGTTATGCGATGAATATGAAGTCCCTATCATAGAGGATGCCGCAGAGTCACTAGGAGCTACATATGGTAAGCAAATGAGTGGGGTAATAGGTAAATTCGGTATATTTTCCTTTAATGGAAATAAAATAATCACAACGTCAGGTGGAGGAATGCTGGTTTCTGAAGATGTGATTCTGTTAGAGAAGGCAAGATTTTACGCCACACAAGCCAGAGACCGTGCCAAGCATTATCAGCATAGTCAGATCGGATATAACTACCGTCTGAGTAACGTCTTAGCAGGAATTGGGCGCGGTCAACTACAGGTTTTGGACAAAAGGATTTCTCAAAAGAGGGGAATATTTAAAAACTATTATGACGCTTTATCTGCCATAGATGGTATAGAGTTTATGCCAGAAGCATCATTTGGAAAGTCGACTCGATGGTTAACTACTATGTTAATTGATTCAAAAAAAATTAGAAAGACCGTTACCGATATCATTGATGGTCTGGAAGAGTTTAATATTGAATCACGTCCGGTATGGAAACCGCTGCATATACAGCCTCTGTTTGCGGAGGCAGATTACTTTAAACATGATGTAGAAAAAGATGTGAGTAAGGAATTGTTTTTGAATGGAATTTGTTTACCATCGGATACCAATATGACTTTCGAAGATCAAAAGTTTGTCATTGAACAGTTAACAAAAATAATTAGTAGCAGGGTTTAG